The Borrelia hispanica CRI genome segment TAGGAATATCAACTTTAGGATTATGATACTTACTATCCCCACCAAACAATCTCAGTTGATCTACAAAAATAATGCTTTTAATTTTATTAACTTCACTATGTTTATCTTTATATTGCTCATGTCTCATAGATCCTTGCACAACAACTTGCTTGCCTTTAAGAAGAAAATGAAGAAGAGTTTCTGCTCGCTTACCAAATAATACACAATTAAAAAATTGTGCATCATCTCTCCACTCACCTTCTCTTTTGACTTTAATATTATTAGCTATAGCAAAATTTAATATAGCTAAATTTGTACTACTATAAGATAAAAGTGAATCTCTAACTAAGCGTCCTGATAATGTGATGTTATTAATGTCAGACATCAAAACCCCCATCATCATAAAGCCTACGTCTGATTTCCATTCTTTGGAGATCACAAKACAARTTACCTAAATATTCATTGTATTCTTTTGTTRTATGATAGTCATAAACATATTTTTTAATAATATTTCTTAAACAATTGTATATATATTTGAACATACGATATAAAATTATTAAAATGAAGATTATTACATGTATAATCATCTACTCCACCTCCCATTAAACTACAGATGAGATGGGAGGGGCAAGATTAGATATAGAAAAACTATAACTATGATTAATATCATAATAATCATAATGATCCGTAATTAACTTAAACCTATCTTTAATAGCACGTTTACCTGAATTTAACGCAAATATATCTTGCCTAATCTATACACAATATTATCTGTTAATTCAAAATCAATAGATAACTTACCAAATATATCTTTAAGAACATCCTTATCTTGTTTAGTAAGTGCATATAATTCTTTAGTATGCTCTTTCTCTTTCTTCTCTATTTCTGTTTGCTTAGATTGAATATCAACTAAATGTTTCTCCAAAAGTTCTCGCTCTTCAGCACCAATATTTAAATTAACAATATTTAGAAAATTTACAAATTCATCTTTATAATTTAATTCTGCTAATTCTGAACAAAATTTACTATCTTGTAGTAATAGTTTTATATGATTAGTTAAATCTTCTATATCAATATTTGCAAGTTCAATAGATTTGTCATTCTTTA includes the following:
- a CDS encoding single-stranded DNA-binding protein; amino-acid sequence: MISKEWKSDVGFMMMGVLMSDINNITLSGRLVRDSLLSYSSTNLAILNFAIANNIKVKREGEWRDDAQFFNCVLFGKRAETLLHFLLKGKQVVVQGSMRHEQYKDKHSEVNKIKSIIFVDQLRLFGGDSKYHNPKVDIP